The following are from one region of the Phormidium sp. PBR-2020 genome:
- a CDS encoding ABC transporter substrate-binding protein, whose translation MPRFNRRKFLITAGAATAGTFLLHSCGQGNDQAQFEVEIDPEDAPETPTARLGFIALTDSAPLIIAREKGFFAKYGMTDVSVEKQASWGTTRDNLVLGSGGGGIDGAHILTPMPYLLSEGIVTDGRPVPMYILARLNVNGQGICLSNDYRDLEIGVDSTPLKERFAERRAAGEDLRAAMTFPGGTHDCWIRYWLAAGGIDPDQDISTIVVPPPQMVANMRVGNMDAFCVGEPWPLQLVNQEIGYNALTTGELWQDHPEKALGMRADWVDQNPKAARSLLMGTLEAQIWCSQPENVEEMCQILSRRAWFNVPFDDIIDRSRGIYDYGIGEVREQPDLMQKYWRDNASYPFKSHDLWFLTENIRWGYLPPDADIQGMVDRVNREDLWQEAAEAIGQGDMIPESTSRGPETFFDGKVFDPEDPQDYLNSLEITRI comes from the coding sequence ATGCCCCGATTTAACCGTCGCAAATTCCTGATTACAGCCGGTGCTGCAACGGCTGGAACTTTCTTGCTCCATAGCTGTGGACAGGGTAATGACCAAGCGCAATTTGAGGTTGAAATCGACCCAGAAGATGCCCCAGAAACTCCAACAGCACGACTAGGATTTATTGCTCTAACGGACTCTGCTCCCCTCATTATTGCCCGAGAAAAAGGCTTTTTTGCTAAGTATGGGATGACAGATGTCTCTGTTGAAAAACAAGCATCCTGGGGAACAACTCGTGACAATTTGGTCCTCGGTTCTGGAGGCGGTGGCATTGATGGGGCCCACATTCTCACCCCCATGCCTTACCTCTTATCGGAAGGGATTGTCACCGATGGCCGGCCGGTACCGATGTATATTTTGGCCCGTCTGAATGTGAATGGTCAGGGGATTTGCCTCTCTAATGACTACCGGGATTTAGAGATTGGAGTCGATAGTACCCCCCTGAAGGAACGGTTTGCTGAACGACGGGCCGCTGGTGAGGATTTACGGGCCGCGATGACTTTCCCTGGGGGAACCCATGACTGCTGGATTCGCTACTGGCTGGCGGCGGGTGGGATTGACCCAGACCAGGATATTTCGACGATTGTCGTCCCACCGCCGCAGATGGTGGCCAATATGCGAGTGGGCAATATGGATGCCTTCTGTGTGGGTGAACCCTGGCCCCTGCAATTGGTTAACCAAGAGATTGGCTATAACGCCTTAACGACGGGAGAACTCTGGCAAGACCATCCGGAAAAGGCTTTAGGAATGCGGGCGGATTGGGTGGACCAAAATCCCAAGGCGGCCCGGTCTCTGTTGATGGGAACCCTAGAGGCACAAATCTGGTGTAGCCAGCCGGAGAATGTGGAGGAAATGTGTCAAATTCTCTCCCGCCGGGCTTGGTTTAATGTGCCTTTTGATGACATTATCGACCGGTCTCGGGGCATCTATGACTATGGCATCGGCGAGGTGAGAGAACAGCCGGATTTGATGCAGAAGTATTGGCGGGATAATGCCTCCTATCCGTTCAAGAGTCATGACCTCTGGTTCCTCACGGAAAATATCCGTTGGGGGTATCTGCCCCCGGATGCGGATATTCAGGGCATGGTAGACCGAGTCAATCGGGAAGACCTCTGGCAAGAAGCAGCCGAGGCTATTGGCCAGGGAGACATGATTCCCGAAAGTACCTCTCGCGGTCCCGAAACCTTCTTTGATGGCAAAGTCTTTGACCCAGAAGACCCTCAGGATTATCTCAATAGTTTGGAAATTACACGAATTTAG
- the ntrB gene encoding nitrate ABC transporter permease, translating to MTSPTYRRRNKFQFAPQQWLKAAVKKGKELIPSAVAILIFLVVWQVFTAVSDSTLPGPIRTVSETWELIINPFFDHGGIDKGLFWQILTSLQRVALGFSLAVIVGVSLGILVGTNRLMYRALDPIFQILRTVPPLAWLPISLAGFERANPSAIFVIFITAIWPIIINTTEGVLQIPQDYNNVSRVLRLDRKTYFFKILFPATVPYIFTGLKIGIGLSWLAIIAAEMLIGGVGIGFFIWDAWNSSRMSDIILAVIYVGIVGLLLDKLISFLASLVVSEDQAQ from the coding sequence ATGACTTCTCCAACCTATCGCCGACGCAACAAATTCCAATTTGCTCCCCAACAGTGGCTGAAAGCGGCTGTTAAGAAGGGGAAAGAACTCATTCCCTCTGCCGTTGCTATTCTGATTTTTCTGGTCGTTTGGCAGGTGTTTACAGCGGTTTCGGATTCGACGCTGCCGGGCCCAATTCGTACGGTTTCGGAAACCTGGGAACTGATTATCAACCCGTTCTTTGACCATGGTGGAATTGATAAAGGGCTATTTTGGCAGATTTTGACCAGTTTACAACGGGTTGCCCTAGGCTTCTCCCTGGCAGTGATTGTGGGGGTTTCTTTGGGAATTCTCGTGGGGACAAACCGTCTAATGTATCGAGCCTTAGACCCCATTTTTCAAATCCTGAGAACGGTTCCCCCCTTGGCTTGGCTGCCGATTTCCCTGGCGGGCTTTGAACGGGCAAATCCTTCTGCCATTTTTGTGATTTTTATTACAGCAATTTGGCCCATTATTATCAATACTACGGAAGGAGTGCTGCAAATTCCTCAGGACTATAACAATGTGTCGCGAGTGCTACGACTCGATCGCAAGACCTACTTCTTCAAAATTCTCTTCCCGGCAACGGTTCCCTATATCTTCACGGGACTGAAGATTGGTATTGGTCTATCTTGGCTGGCGATTATCGCGGCAGAAATGTTGATTGGCGGTGTGGGGATTGGTTTCTTCATCTGGGATGCCTGGAATAGTTCTCGCATGAGTGACATTATCCTGGCGGTGATTTATGTCGGAATTGTAGGACTGCTTCTCGATAAGTTGATTAGTTTCTTGGCGAGTTTGGTGGTTTCCGAAGATCAGGCTCAGTAA
- a CDS encoding PAS domain S-box protein, with protein MTFPMSPDPEAYAALQEEVKQLRQALDDREARLKQLETHLPACLYELHRSPSGDLSWQQVSPGSRDLLRLDPEDFGRWVDRIHPQDAPRWNQALATSEATETDLAWQGRVFIPQPKGGTIEESIRVLARPQRQENGSTRWQGLVIAIDAPTVHATPSQTPAFFASLLEILPVAVLVKAAEDFRFCAVNSTGAQILGREVDELLGKSDYELFPREQADEFRRVDEYVLTHHEVVETPRELVQVGDGNRLMRTQKLAIWDGEQPTHVAIVCEDITEQEITKAQLAEQERTLRAIMDNAPIWIWTTDVSGHMNFINRTFCDDVGVTPDQVYQAGHYQEVFGPEAVCNCIDSDRISFSQDEPCFADERFPFVDGRTHYLETIKVRLKDTQGQVTGLVGLAMDATERKQAEAALAEQRSLLDTFIDTAPVGMAILDPQFRYLQVNENLAQMTGYPVQDHIGRTLGDIVPDLAQTLYRQVEVMLSNGEPILNQEFTGQTAANPGVERHWLFSAFPIRDSRDNLIAFGATVLDITERQQAQEQLQTLTRNLQDAQRIAHIGNWEIDVATGETTCSDEIFRIIGIPVRREPMTQEEMFQYFHPDDRPLVRQGIRRCIDTGQPYDIDVRIVRANGELGYVREKCEAQYDEVGNLVSIFGIAMDITERKTAELTLRESEERFRTLVEATTQIVWNANAKGAFSWEQPDWSEFTGMSFEELRDWGWINSIHPHDRNETTAVWSHAVQTRSLYQIEHRLRRADGQYRDMNVRAVPILDEDGNLREWIGVNTDITDRKDAERALQRSEAKLRQQAENLQATLDQLQRTQNQLVQSEKMSALGQLVAGVAHEINNPVNFIYGNLTHADEYTQDLMRVIEAYQQRYPQVDAELEELLEEVDLDYLIDDLPKLIGSMRVGAQRIRDIVRSLRNFSRLDESEFKAVNLHDGIESTLMILQNRLKAKPDSPGIEIVRRYGNLPLVDCYAGQINQVLMNILANAVDALEERDRNRSPSELDAAPSRITITTAVTDEQYVQVLIADNGVGIPPKVQHQIFDPFFTTKPIGKGTGLGMSISYQIITDKHQGSLTCTSELGVGTSFLIEIPIHQMRKPSPLS; from the coding sequence ATGACTTTTCCTATGTCTCCTGATCCCGAAGCCTATGCCGCCTTGCAGGAAGAGGTGAAACAACTACGGCAGGCCCTTGACGATCGCGAGGCACGCTTAAAACAGCTCGAAACCCATTTGCCGGCCTGCTTATATGAACTCCATCGGTCCCCCAGCGGTGACCTTTCCTGGCAGCAGGTATCCCCAGGCAGTCGGGATCTCTTACGGTTAGACCCAGAAGACTTCGGCCGTTGGGTCGATCGCATCCATCCCCAGGATGCCCCCCGTTGGAATCAGGCCCTGGCCACCTCAGAGGCCACAGAAACCGATTTGGCTTGGCAAGGACGAGTCTTCATTCCCCAGCCTAAGGGTGGAACGATTGAGGAGTCGATTCGTGTTCTGGCCCGCCCCCAACGCCAGGAAAATGGGTCTACCCGTTGGCAGGGGTTAGTCATTGCCATTGATGCCCCTACGGTTCATGCAACCCCCAGCCAAACCCCCGCCTTTTTCGCCTCGTTACTGGAGATTTTGCCCGTGGCGGTGTTAGTCAAAGCTGCCGAGGATTTTCGCTTCTGTGCTGTCAATAGCACAGGTGCGCAAATCCTGGGACGAGAGGTGGACGAGTTACTCGGGAAAAGCGATTATGAGTTGTTTCCTCGGGAACAAGCCGATGAGTTCCGGCGGGTGGATGAGTATGTGTTGACCCATCATGAGGTCGTGGAAACTCCCCGAGAGTTGGTGCAAGTGGGGGACGGGAACCGCCTGATGCGAACCCAGAAACTGGCGATTTGGGATGGGGAACAACCCACTCATGTGGCGATCGTCTGTGAGGACATCACCGAACAGGAAATCACCAAAGCTCAACTGGCCGAACAGGAACGAACCCTACGGGCAATTATGGACAATGCCCCCATCTGGATTTGGACCACAGATGTCTCGGGACATATGAACTTTATTAACCGCACCTTCTGTGACGATGTGGGGGTAACTCCCGATCAAGTTTACCAGGCCGGTCACTATCAGGAGGTCTTTGGCCCGGAGGCCGTTTGCAATTGTATTGACTCCGATCGCATCAGTTTCAGCCAAGATGAGCCTTGTTTTGCCGATGAGCGTTTTCCCTTTGTGGATGGGAGGACTCATTATCTCGAAACCATCAAAGTACGGCTTAAAGATACCCAAGGTCAGGTGACGGGGTTAGTGGGGTTGGCCATGGATGCTACCGAACGCAAACAAGCGGAGGCGGCACTGGCCGAACAGCGATCGCTCCTCGATACCTTTATTGATACTGCCCCGGTGGGGATGGCCATTCTAGATCCTCAGTTTCGCTATCTCCAGGTGAATGAGAATCTGGCTCAGATGACCGGGTATCCCGTCCAAGACCATATCGGGCGGACTTTGGGGGACATTGTGCCGGACTTAGCCCAGACCCTGTATCGGCAAGTTGAGGTGATGTTGTCGAATGGGGAGCCGATTCTCAATCAGGAGTTTACGGGGCAAACGGCGGCTAATCCTGGAGTTGAACGCCATTGGCTCTTCTCAGCCTTTCCCATTCGAGACAGCCGCGACAACCTGATCGCGTTTGGGGCAACGGTGTTAGATATTACCGAGCGTCAGCAGGCCCAGGAACAACTGCAAACCCTAACCCGAAATCTCCAGGATGCCCAGCGGATTGCCCATATTGGCAATTGGGAGATTGATGTGGCGACGGGAGAAACCACCTGTTCCGATGAGATTTTTCGGATTATCGGCATCCCAGTCCGCCGGGAACCGATGACTCAGGAGGAAATGTTTCAATATTTCCATCCTGACGATCGCCCTCTGGTGCGTCAAGGAATCCGCCGTTGTATTGATACGGGTCAACCCTATGATATTGATGTGCGGATTGTTCGCGCTAATGGGGAGTTGGGCTATGTCCGCGAAAAATGTGAGGCCCAATATGATGAGGTGGGCAATTTAGTGAGTATCTTTGGCATTGCTATGGATATCACAGAACGGAAAACAGCGGAGTTAACCCTGCGGGAGAGTGAGGAACGCTTCCGTACTCTGGTTGAGGCGACGACTCAGATTGTCTGGAATGCCAACGCCAAGGGGGCGTTTAGTTGGGAACAGCCGGACTGGAGTGAGTTTACGGGGATGAGTTTTGAGGAGTTACGGGATTGGGGTTGGATTAATAGTATTCATCCCCACGATCGCAATGAAACCACGGCGGTGTGGTCTCATGCGGTGCAAACTCGCAGTCTCTATCAGATTGAACATCGCTTGCGACGGGCCGATGGGCAATATCGGGATATGAATGTGCGGGCGGTGCCGATTTTGGATGAGGATGGCAATTTGCGGGAATGGATTGGGGTGAATACGGATATCACCGATCGCAAGGATGCTGAACGGGCCCTACAACGCTCGGAAGCGAAGTTACGGCAACAGGCGGAGAATCTCCAAGCGACGCTGGATCAGTTGCAACGGACGCAAAATCAGTTAGTCCAGAGTGAGAAGATGTCGGCCCTGGGGCAGTTGGTGGCGGGGGTGGCCCATGAGATTAACAATCCGGTGAACTTTATTTATGGCAATCTCACCCATGCTGATGAATATACTCAGGATTTGATGCGGGTGATTGAGGCCTATCAGCAACGATATCCTCAGGTGGATGCGGAGTTGGAGGAGTTGCTGGAGGAGGTGGATTTAGACTATCTGATTGATGATCTGCCGAAACTGATTGGTTCGATGCGGGTGGGGGCGCAACGGATTCGCGATATTGTGCGATCGCTGCGGAATTTCTCTCGCCTCGATGAGTCGGAGTTTAAGGCGGTGAATCTCCATGATGGCATTGAAAGCACGCTGATGATTCTGCAAAATCGCCTCAAGGCTAAACCGGATTCGCCGGGGATTGAGATTGTGCGACGCTATGGTAATTTACCCCTGGTGGATTGTTATGCGGGGCAGATTAATCAGGTGTTGATGAATATCTTGGCCAATGCAGTCGATGCCCTGGAGGAGCGCGATCGCAACCGCAGCCCCTCAGAACTCGATGCGGCCCCGAGTCGCATTACCATTACGACGGCGGTGACGGACGAGCAATATGTCCAGGTGCTGATTGCGGATAATGGGGTGGGGATTCCCCCGAAGGTTCAACATCAGATTTTTGACCCGTTCTTTACCACCAAACCCATCGGCAAGGGAACGGGGTTAGGGATGTCCATTAGCTATCAGATTATTACGGATAAGCATCAGGGCAGTCTGACTTGTACCTCGGAACTGGGGGTCGGGACCAGTTTTCTGATTGAAATCCCCATTCATCAGATGCGGAAACCGTCACCGCTGTCTTAG
- a CDS encoding nitrate ABC transporter ATP-binding protein (This model describes the ATP binding subunits of ATP-binding cassette (ABC) transporters for nitrate transport, or for bicarbonate transport, in bacteria and archaea.) — MQTLTTSTPNPNPTNDAYLIIDGLSKTYATPEGPYPVLDNIQLTVREGEFVCLIGHSGCGKSTLLDMVSGFRQPSEGEVRLEGQRIQEPGPDRMVVFQNYALLPWLSAYENIFLAVNSVFPKLKHQDKAAIVREHLELVGLTDAADKKPKELSGGMKQRVSIARALALRPKVLILDEPFGALDPITREELQEELLRIWFDHKVTVLMITHDIDEALFLGDRLVMMTNGPAARIGEILDLPFPRPRDRTRLMEQPEYYDLRNEALDFLYGRYAHDDT, encoded by the coding sequence ATGCAAACCCTAACCACCTCCACCCCCAACCCCAACCCCACCAATGACGCCTACCTCATCATTGATGGTCTCTCCAAAACCTACGCCACCCCAGAGGGTCCCTATCCCGTTCTCGACAACATCCAACTCACCGTCCGAGAAGGAGAATTTGTCTGCCTGATTGGTCACTCCGGCTGCGGCAAATCCACCCTCCTGGATATGGTCTCCGGCTTCCGTCAACCCAGCGAAGGAGAAGTCCGCCTCGAAGGACAACGGATTCAAGAACCTGGGCCCGATCGCATGGTCGTCTTCCAAAACTATGCCCTCCTGCCCTGGCTAAGCGCCTATGAAAATATCTTCCTGGCCGTTAACTCCGTCTTTCCCAAACTCAAACACCAGGACAAAGCGGCGATCGTGCGGGAACATCTCGAACTGGTGGGATTAACCGACGCCGCCGACAAAAAGCCCAAAGAACTCTCCGGGGGCATGAAACAACGAGTTTCCATCGCCCGGGCCCTAGCCCTGCGTCCCAAAGTTCTCATCCTCGACGAACCCTTCGGCGCCCTCGATCCCATCACCCGCGAAGAACTCCAAGAAGAACTCCTACGCATCTGGTTTGATCACAAAGTCACCGTTTTGATGATTACCCATGATATCGACGAAGCCCTGTTTCTGGGCGATCGCCTGGTGATGATGACCAACGGGCCCGCCGCCCGCATTGGCGAAATCCTGGACTTACCCTTCCCCCGTCCTCGCGATCGCACCCGACTCATGGAACAGCCCGAATACTACGACTTACGCAACGAAGCCCTCGACTTCCTCTATGGTCGTTACGCCCATGACGACACCTAA
- a CDS encoding PD-(D/E)XK nuclease family protein, protein MSEKNFSQTQPPQGAIADPEPIPRLSQTALNRLEKCPRWFQHSLIEHRESPLDPQQQQKLDQGNQFHQLMQQRELGLPVETLLPPGDKLRQWMQDFLERAPSHISPNPFRDAIYYREAEHERRLVWQDILWLVRYDLLLLSPDQAQILDWKTYPRPRSPQQLQNTWQTRLYPFILAETSPYPPEAISMTYWFVEGSPNASEEPSQCWQFNYSQLHHQKTRQDLETLAQQFHHHWRAYQQGQDFPRRSPAGRACDLSNCFCQTLDALGQPAGRPPSCLNEIPEVSL, encoded by the coding sequence ATGAGCGAAAAAAACTTTTCTCAGACCCAACCTCCTCAAGGGGCGATCGCCGACCCAGAGCCAATTCCACGCCTATCCCAAACCGCCCTCAACCGCCTCGAAAAATGCCCTCGCTGGTTCCAACATAGCCTAATTGAGCATCGAGAATCCCCCCTAGACCCGCAACAACAGCAGAAACTCGACCAAGGCAATCAATTTCACCAACTGATGCAACAACGAGAGTTAGGACTCCCGGTCGAGACTCTCTTGCCCCCAGGGGACAAACTGCGGCAATGGATGCAAGACTTTCTGGAGCGGGCCCCCAGCCACATCAGCCCCAACCCCTTTCGCGACGCCATCTACTACCGCGAAGCCGAACATGAACGCCGCCTTGTCTGGCAGGATATCCTCTGGCTGGTTCGTTACGACCTGCTACTCCTCTCCCCGGACCAGGCCCAAATCCTCGACTGGAAAACCTACCCCCGTCCCCGAAGCCCCCAACAGTTGCAAAACACCTGGCAAACCCGGCTCTATCCCTTCATTCTCGCCGAAACCAGTCCCTATCCTCCCGAGGCCATCTCCATGACCTACTGGTTTGTCGAAGGCTCCCCCAACGCCTCAGAAGAGCCAAGCCAATGTTGGCAATTCAACTATTCCCAACTCCACCATCAAAAAACCCGACAGGACCTTGAAACCCTCGCCCAACAGTTCCACCACCATTGGCGAGCCTATCAACAAGGCCAAGACTTTCCCCGCCGTAGTCCCGCCGGACGAGCCTGTGACCTATCCAACTGTTTTTGTCAGACCCTAGACGCCTTAGGACAACCAGCGGGCCGCCCCCCCAGTTGTCTCAATGAGATTCCCGAAGTTTCCCTCTAA
- the psbB gene encoding photosystem II chlorophyll-binding protein CP47, whose translation MGLPWYRVHTVVLNDPGRLISVHLMHTALVAGWAGSMTLFELATYDPSDPVLNPMWRQGMFVMPFMARLGVTGSWGGWSVTGETGVDPGFWSFEGVALAHIVLSGLLFLAACWHWVFWDLELFRDPRTGEPALDLPKMFGIHLFLSGLLCFGFGAFHLTGLFGPGMWVSDPYGLTGSIQPVAPAWGPEGFNPFNAGGIVSHHIAAGIVGIIAGLFHLTVRPPERLYRALRMGNIETVLSSSIAAVFFAAFVVAGTMWYGSAATPIELFGPTRYQWDQGYFQQEIQRRVQTNVASGASLSEAWEQIPEKLAFYDYVGNNPSKGGLFRTGPMNKGDGLAQGWLGHPVFTDGEGRELFVRRLPNFFETFPVVLTDKDGIVRADIPFRRAESKYSFEQVGVTASFYGGELDGTTVSDPALVKRYARKAQLGEPFEFDRETLESDGVFRTSPRGWFTYGHVCFALLFFFGHIWHGSRTLFRDVFAGIDPELDEDQVEWGAFQKVGDKTTRIEKEMA comes from the coding sequence ATGGGACTACCCTGGTACCGTGTACACACAGTCGTCCTGAACGATCCGGGTCGGCTGATTTCCGTGCATTTGATGCACACTGCCCTCGTGGCCGGCTGGGCGGGTTCAATGACTCTCTTTGAACTCGCCACCTACGACCCGAGCGATCCCGTCCTCAACCCCATGTGGCGGCAAGGAATGTTCGTCATGCCCTTCATGGCGCGCCTTGGCGTAACCGGCTCTTGGGGCGGATGGAGCGTCACCGGAGAAACCGGAGTCGATCCCGGCTTCTGGTCCTTTGAAGGCGTCGCCCTCGCTCACATCGTTCTTTCAGGATTACTATTTCTCGCCGCTTGCTGGCACTGGGTCTTCTGGGACTTAGAACTCTTCAGAGATCCCCGCACCGGCGAACCGGCTCTCGACCTGCCGAAAATGTTCGGCATTCACCTGTTCTTATCCGGACTACTTTGCTTCGGTTTCGGCGCCTTCCACCTCACGGGACTCTTTGGTCCAGGGATGTGGGTATCCGACCCCTACGGCTTAACCGGGAGCATTCAACCCGTCGCACCGGCTTGGGGGCCAGAAGGATTTAACCCCTTCAACGCCGGCGGCATCGTCTCCCACCACATCGCCGCTGGGATTGTCGGCATTATCGCCGGACTATTCCACCTCACCGTCCGTCCCCCCGAACGGCTCTATCGGGCCCTGCGCATGGGGAACATCGAGACGGTTCTCAGCAGCAGTATCGCCGCCGTGTTCTTCGCTGCCTTCGTCGTAGCTGGAACCATGTGGTACGGCAGTGCTGCCACCCCCATCGAACTGTTTGGCCCCACCCGTTATCAATGGGATCAGGGCTATTTCCAACAGGAAATCCAACGTCGGGTTCAAACCAACGTTGCCAGTGGCGCCAGCCTCTCAGAAGCTTGGGAGCAAATTCCCGAGAAACTGGCCTTCTACGACTATGTAGGCAACAACCCCTCCAAAGGGGGTTTGTTCCGCACCGGTCCGATGAACAAAGGCGATGGACTGGCTCAAGGTTGGCTGGGTCACCCGGTCTTTACCGATGGTGAAGGACGCGAACTCTTTGTGCGTCGTCTGCCCAACTTCTTTGAGACCTTCCCCGTTGTCCTCACCGACAAAGACGGCATTGTCCGCGCCGATATTCCCTTCCGTCGGGCAGAATCCAAATATAGCTTCGAGCAAGTCGGTGTCACCGCCAGCTTCTACGGCGGCGAACTCGACGGAACCACCGTCAGCGACCCCGCTCTCGTCAAGCGGTATGCTCGTAAAGCTCAACTGGGCGAACCCTTTGAGTTTGACCGTGAAACCCTCGAATCTGATGGGGTCTTCCGCACCAGTCCTCGTGGTTGGTTCACCTACGGTCACGTCTGCTTTGCCCTATTGTTCTTCTTTGGACATATCTGGCATGGTTCTCGGACCCTGTTCCGGGATGTGTTTGCTGGGATTGACCCTGAACTTGATGAAGATCAAGTCGAATGGGGTGCCTTCCAGAAAGTGGGTGACAAAACCACTCGCATCGAGAAAGAAATGGCGTAA
- a CDS encoding nitrate ABC transporter ATP-binding protein (This model describes the ATP binding subunits of ATP-binding cassette (ABC) transporters for nitrate transport, or for bicarbonate transport, in bacteria and archaea.): protein MSIFAEVDHIERVFNLPNGGTYVALSNIELKIRKGEFISLVGHSGCGKSTLLNLIAGLDKPTRGGIILEGRQVTEPGPDRMVVFQNYSLLPWLTVRENIALAVESAMGDRPKGERRGIIEHHIDLVGLRHAAHKRPAHLSGGMKQRVAIARALAIRPKLLLLDEPFGALDALTRGGLQEQLMRICEESHVTCIMVTHDVDEALLLSDRVVLLTNGPASYVGQILDVPIPRPRTHVSVVKHPNYYSLRNEIVYFLNQQRRAKKQQRQAQPIEVHENGLEKVNLNLGFIPLTDCAPLVVAKERGFFEKHGLTQVTLSREPSWNAIESGIREKRLDGAQMVAGMPLGMTLGRQDHSPLPVVTGMTLSRNGNAITFHRQFHEDGVRTLADLKGFIAANPDRRLTLGVVHPTSMHNLILRYWLASADIDPDRDVDLVIIPPAQMVANLKAGNIDGYCVGEPWNSRAVHEGIGFVMATDPEIWSGHCEKVLGVREDWAKTHPKTHLALIQALLEACDYCDDMRHREEVLDLICRPEYVGSDPIYTRPGFIDPYNKGVGDPQPIPRYNQFFCDKTNCPDRTEALWILTQMARWGITPFPRNWIEVLDRVRRLDLFSQAAQGLNMMDLGRDRHPVILFDGAIFNPDDPIHYLEHLEIKTNLTISEVDLNRASLELSAV from the coding sequence ATGTCTATTTTTGCTGAAGTTGACCATATCGAACGAGTCTTTAATCTCCCCAACGGGGGAACCTATGTTGCCCTGAGTAATATAGAACTCAAGATTCGTAAAGGTGAATTTATCTCCCTAGTTGGCCATTCTGGCTGCGGGAAATCGACCCTATTAAACTTAATTGCTGGACTCGACAAACCCACCCGAGGGGGCATTATCCTAGAAGGTCGCCAGGTGACGGAACCGGGACCCGATCGCATGGTAGTCTTCCAAAACTATTCTCTCTTACCCTGGCTGACAGTGCGGGAAAACATCGCCCTAGCCGTGGAGTCCGCCATGGGCGATCGCCCCAAAGGGGAACGACGGGGTATCATCGAACATCACATCGACCTCGTCGGACTGCGTCATGCCGCCCATAAACGCCCGGCCCACCTCTCCGGAGGCATGAAACAACGGGTCGCCATTGCCCGGGCCCTAGCCATTCGCCCCAAACTCCTCCTCCTAGACGAACCCTTTGGCGCCCTCGATGCCCTCACCCGAGGGGGACTGCAAGAACAACTGATGCGCATCTGTGAGGAAAGCCACGTCACCTGTATCATGGTCACCCATGACGTAGACGAAGCCCTGCTACTGAGCGATCGCGTCGTCCTCCTCACCAACGGGCCCGCCTCCTACGTCGGACAAATCCTCGATGTCCCCATTCCCCGGCCCCGCACCCATGTCTCCGTTGTCAAACATCCCAACTACTACAGCCTCCGCAACGAAATTGTCTATTTCCTCAACCAACAGCGGCGGGCCAAGAAACAGCAACGCCAGGCCCAACCCATAGAAGTCCATGAAAATGGCCTCGAAAAAGTCAACCTCAACCTAGGCTTTATCCCCCTCACCGACTGCGCCCCCCTCGTGGTGGCCAAAGAACGAGGCTTCTTCGAAAAACACGGCCTGACCCAAGTCACCCTCAGTCGCGAACCCAGTTGGAACGCCATCGAATCCGGCATCCGAGAAAAACGCCTCGATGGGGCACAAATGGTGGCCGGAATGCCCCTAGGCATGACCCTCGGTCGTCAAGACCATTCCCCCCTCCCCGTGGTCACCGGGATGACCCTCTCGCGCAACGGCAACGCCATCACCTTCCATCGTCAGTTCCACGAGGACGGAGTCCGCACCCTCGCCGATCTCAAAGGCTTCATCGCCGCCAATCCCGACCGACGCCTCACCCTGGGGGTCGTCCATCCCACCTCCATGCACAACCTGATCCTACGCTACTGGCTCGCCTCAGCCGACATCGACCCCGATCGCGATGTGGATCTCGTCATCATTCCCCCCGCCCAAATGGTGGCCAACCTCAAAGCCGGCAACATCGACGGCTACTGTGTCGGCGAACCCTGGAACTCCCGCGCCGTCCATGAAGGCATCGGCTTCGTCATGGCCACGGACCCAGAAATCTGGTCAGGTCATTGCGAAAAAGTCCTCGGAGTCCGGGAAGACTGGGCCAAAACTCATCCCAAAACCCATCTTGCCCTGATCCAAGCCCTCCTCGAAGCCTGCGACTACTGTGACGACATGCGCCACCGGGAGGAAGTTTTAGACCTCATCTGTCGTCCCGAGTACGTCGGATCAGACCCCATCTACACCCGTCCCGGCTTCATCGACCCCTATAACAAAGGGGTCGGCGACCCCCAACCCATCCCCCGCTATAACCAGTTCTTCTGCGACAAAACCAACTGTCCCGATCGCACCGAAGCCCTCTGGATTCTCACCCAAATGGCCCGCTGGGGCATCACCCCCTTCCCCCGCAACTGGATTGAAGTCCTCGATCGCGTACGTCGTCTCGACCTCTTCTCCCAAGCCGCCCAAGGTCTCAACATGATGGACCTAGGACGCGATCGCCATCCCGTAATTCTCTTCGACGGGGCCATCTTCAACCCCGACGATCCCATCCACTACCTAGAACACCTAGAAATCAAAACCAACCTAACCATCAGCGAAGTCGATCTCAACCGGGCCTCCCTAGAACTATCCGCCGTCTAG